One genomic window of Tenacibaculum tangerinum includes the following:
- a CDS encoding HEPN domain-containing protein, translating into MQSFRSEIENPLVEKDILELERKIRLFNEGKIDEERFRSLRLARGIYGQRQFGVQMIRIKLPYGKVTSEQLHRIADVSDEYSRGRLHITTRQDIQIHHVSLDRTPELWAQLEKDDITLREACGNAVRNVTASETAGIDPKEPFDVTPYAHATFQFFLRNPICQEMGRKFKMSFSTSEEDTALSFIHDLGFIAKTKTIDGNEVKGFKVLLAGGLGSQPRHADVIYEFLEAELLIPTIEGVLRVFDRYGERAKRAKARLKFLVKDIGVAAFLELVAAERAALAYKTYPIATTNFEQDIVFETNEVPSVVVKDEEAYQNWKTTNVFKQKQEGLYAVGIKVHLGDFYTDKARLLADLIKKYGANELRFTLRQNILIRHVREEFLPFFYTELQKLDFAEAGYNSLNDITACPGTDTCNLGIASSTGIAAELERVLKAEYPQYANNKDITIKISGCMNACGQHNMAHIGFQGMSIKVGKLLAPALQVLVGGGVLGGGNGRFADKLIKIPSKRGPTSLRILLNDFEEHKQENEDFLSYYDRQGKTYFYELLKELSDTNNLTEDDFIDWGHDKNYVKAIGIGECAGVVIDLVATLLFESEEKLESATQALHSKQWSDSIYHAYAAMVNTAKALLTAEGAKTNTQAGIIANFDELFVATHKIELKSSFAELIYQINKNQPTEAFAKKYLEEATSFYKTIDAYRKVAVAI; encoded by the coding sequence ATGCAAAGTTTTAGATCAGAAATAGAAAACCCTTTAGTAGAAAAGGATATCCTAGAGTTAGAACGTAAAATACGTTTGTTTAACGAAGGAAAAATAGATGAAGAACGTTTTAGAAGTTTACGTTTAGCCAGAGGAATTTACGGGCAACGCCAATTTGGTGTACAAATGATTCGTATCAAATTACCCTACGGTAAAGTTACGAGTGAACAATTACACAGAATAGCGGATGTTTCTGATGAATATTCAAGAGGTCGTTTACACATTACGACCCGTCAAGATATTCAAATTCATCATGTAAGTTTAGACAGAACCCCCGAGTTATGGGCACAGTTAGAAAAAGACGATATTACCTTGCGAGAAGCCTGTGGTAATGCGGTACGTAATGTTACAGCATCAGAAACGGCAGGAATCGACCCCAAAGAACCCTTCGATGTTACCCCGTATGCACATGCTACTTTCCAGTTTTTCTTGCGCAATCCCATCTGTCAAGAAATGGGAAGAAAATTCAAAATGTCTTTTTCTACTTCAGAAGAAGACACCGCATTGAGTTTTATTCACGATTTAGGGTTTATCGCTAAAACGAAAACAATTGATGGTAACGAAGTAAAAGGATTTAAAGTATTGTTAGCTGGCGGATTGGGTTCACAACCGCGCCATGCCGATGTAATTTATGAATTTTTAGAAGCCGAATTGCTAATTCCTACGATTGAAGGTGTATTGCGTGTATTCGACCGTTACGGAGAGCGTGCTAAAAGAGCCAAAGCCCGTTTAAAATTCTTGGTAAAAGACATAGGTGTAGCTGCTTTCTTAGAATTAGTAGCAGCAGAAAGAGCAGCACTAGCCTATAAAACCTATCCGATAGCTACTACCAATTTTGAACAAGACATTGTTTTTGAAACCAACGAAGTTCCATCTGTAGTAGTAAAAGATGAAGAAGCGTATCAAAACTGGAAAACAACCAATGTTTTCAAACAAAAGCAAGAAGGATTGTATGCCGTAGGTATCAAAGTACATTTAGGAGATTTTTATACCGATAAAGCACGTTTGTTAGCCGATTTAATTAAGAAGTATGGAGCAAACGAGTTACGTTTTACGCTACGTCAAAATATCTTGATTCGTCACGTAAGAGAGGAGTTTCTACCATTTTTCTATACAGAATTACAAAAATTAGATTTTGCAGAAGCAGGATACAATAGTTTGAATGATATCACTGCATGCCCAGGTACAGATACCTGTAATTTGGGTATTGCCAGTAGTACAGGAATTGCAGCAGAGTTAGAACGTGTGTTAAAAGCAGAATATCCACAGTATGCAAATAACAAAGACATCACCATTAAAATTAGTGGATGTATGAATGCTTGTGGACAACACAATATGGCACATATCGGTTTTCAAGGAATGTCTATAAAAGTAGGAAAATTGTTAGCACCAGCCTTACAAGTATTAGTGGGAGGAGGAGTTTTAGGTGGCGGAAATGGACGTTTTGCCGATAAGTTGATAAAAATACCAAGCAAAAGAGGACCAACATCCTTACGAATTCTGTTAAACGATTTTGAAGAACACAAACAAGAAAATGAAGACTTCTTAAGCTATTACGACAGACAAGGAAAAACCTATTTCTATGAGTTGTTAAAAGAACTATCAGACACCAACAATTTAACAGAAGACGACTTTATTGATTGGGGACACGATAAAAACTATGTGAAAGCCATAGGAATAGGGGAATGTGCTGGTGTGGTGATAGACTTAGTAGCAACCTTACTGTTTGAAAGCGAAGAAAAGTTAGAAAGCGCAACCCAAGCCTTGCATAGCAAACAGTGGTCAGATAGTATTTATCATGCCTATGCAGCGATGGTAAACACGGCTAAAGCCTTGTTAACAGCAGAAGGAGCAAAAACCAATACCCAAGCAGGAATCATTGCCAATTTTGATGAATTGTTTGTAGCAACTCATAAAATAGAATTAAAAAGTTCATTTGCAGAATTGATTTATCAAATTAATAAGAATCAACCTACGGAAGCTTTTGCAAAAAAGTATTTAGAAGAAGCCACATCGTTTTACAAAACCATTGATGCGTATCGAAAAGTAGCAGTGGCAATTTAA